The following proteins are co-located in the Brevibacillus laterosporus DSM 25 genome:
- a CDS encoding HlyD family efflux transporter periplasmic adaptor subunit, which yields MAIKKKMIISAITVLVLAGGGYGGYKYFAPATDASQEVVEPPALQTVAVDLGEVKKTVYSTGTVEATARQEVKPDVSGKVESLAVKEGQRVKKGDLLFTMEATDAGFEIEKQKLSMARMQKEIKDLKDRKDRIEANAGGVVKEISVKRGDSVSPETVIAKVTDPNYIKITGYFSPYEAELLREGQKVKVFLPSSMTYVDGEIDRIDMEGTKQDGKMAQHAVDVLVKNTGGLYVNDLGSVEYTDAKGLKYASQGNSPFTKADDIEILAGTTGKVGEVLFKKGDTIKKNQLLAKMDREADKTEIEEKELNWKEAQLGMDQKMRDLSKRRVVAPISGEITKLNVKVGEALGSDPAAIIMDTSSVTFKAAVDELDFPQVKVGQNVDVFITAFGTKAFKGTVTELPKEGSKQDKSVRFEVKIAVEDSSQMKHGMSGDCDIYINKKENAVRLPVNAVEVMEEGKGTVMVKDPSGNPMPKDVGIGIEGAEYVEIVSGLKDGDEVVLTNPEGM from the coding sequence ATGGCTATTAAGAAAAAAATGATTATTTCAGCCATCACCGTGCTCGTACTAGCGGGTGGCGGCTATGGAGGGTATAAATATTTTGCTCCTGCTACGGATGCATCACAGGAAGTTGTTGAACCACCTGCACTTCAGACTGTAGCGGTAGATTTGGGTGAAGTGAAGAAAACAGTGTATTCGACAGGTACAGTTGAAGCTACGGCTCGTCAGGAAGTGAAGCCAGATGTAAGTGGTAAAGTAGAGAGTCTGGCTGTTAAGGAAGGGCAGCGTGTTAAAAAAGGCGATTTGTTATTTACCATGGAGGCTACAGATGCTGGCTTCGAAATCGAGAAACAAAAATTGTCGATGGCCCGTATGCAGAAAGAAATAAAGGATTTGAAAGATAGAAAAGACCGTATTGAGGCTAATGCAGGTGGAGTTGTCAAAGAAATATCGGTTAAACGTGGGGACAGTGTATCACCTGAGACGGTGATAGCCAAGGTAACCGATCCCAATTATATAAAGATTACAGGTTACTTCTCCCCTTACGAAGCTGAATTGTTACGGGAAGGGCAGAAAGTGAAGGTATTTTTACCAAGCTCAATGACTTATGTAGATGGTGAAATCGACCGTATTGATATGGAAGGAACCAAGCAAGACGGAAAAATGGCTCAGCATGCTGTTGACGTATTGGTCAAAAATACAGGAGGCTTGTATGTAAATGACCTTGGTTCTGTTGAATATACGGATGCTAAAGGATTGAAATACGCAAGTCAGGGAAATTCTCCTTTTACCAAAGCAGATGATATCGAAATTTTGGCGGGTACTACAGGTAAAGTTGGTGAGGTCCTGTTTAAAAAAGGAGATACCATAAAAAAAAATCAGCTCTTAGCGAAAATGGATAGAGAAGCAGATAAAACAGAAATTGAAGAGAAAGAATTAAACTGGAAAGAAGCGCAGCTTGGTATGGACCAAAAGATGCGTGATTTATCCAAACGAAGAGTAGTTGCTCCGATTAGCGGTGAGATTACGAAATTGAATGTGAAAGTAGGAGAAGCGCTTGGCAGTGATCCTGCGGCTATCATCATGGATACTTCTTCTGTCACATTTAAAGCAGCTGTTGATGAACTGGATTTCCCACAGGTCAAAGTGGGACAAAATGTTGATGTATTTATCACAGCCTTTGGAACAAAAGCATTTAAAGGTACGGTAACAGAACTACCGAAAGAGGGAAGCAAGCAGGACAAATCGGTTCGTTTCGAAGTGAAAATTGCTGTTGAGGATAGCAGTCAAATGAAGCATGGTATGAGCGGTGATTGTGATATCTATATCAATAAGAAAGAGAATGCGGTGCGTTTGCCAGTTAATGCTGTAGAAGTAATGGAAGAAGGCAAAGGTACGGTTATGGTCAAGGACCCAAGTGGAAACCCGATGCCAAAAGACGTGGGAATAGGTATTGAAGGCGCCGAATATGTGGAGATTGTGAGCGGTTTGAAAGATGGAGATGAAGTAGTACTCACGAATCCAGAGGGTATGTAG
- a CDS encoding SLC13 family permease, translated as MEQQAIIALVIFLVTYAIIISEKIHRTIIAMVGAVCMVMLGIVSQETALHHIDFNTLGLLIGMMIIVAITAKTGLFKAIAIWAAKKAKGNPLYILIALSLITAVGSAFLDNVTTVLLMVPVTFSITRKLKVSAFPYLMSEILMSNIGGTATMIGDPPNIMIGSAVKELSFVAFINNLTLISMFIAVVTIVVLAFMFRKQLHTQEELRQKLMKLDAAAEITDRTLLVKSLFVLALTIIGFFLHQVLHLESATVALVGAFLLLLITGEHYLEEALTKVEWTTIFFFVGLFVLVSGLVETGIIASLAQEAVNLTKGNVTATALLILWLSAIASAFVDNIPFVATMIPMIQEMGRMGIDNLEPLWWSLALGACLGGNGSLVGASANLIVAGIAAKEGEKITFLGFLKIGFPLMILSIVISTLYIYLRYLI; from the coding sequence ATGGAACAACAGGCGATCATTGCACTTGTAATCTTCTTGGTTACGTATGCCATTATCATTTCAGAGAAAATTCACCGCACCATTATTGCGATGGTGGGGGCAGTATGTATGGTTATGCTAGGAATTGTTAGCCAAGAAACCGCATTACACCATATTGATTTTAATACGCTTGGGTTATTGATCGGAATGATGATTATTGTTGCGATTACAGCCAAGACAGGATTGTTTAAAGCTATTGCGATCTGGGCAGCGAAAAAGGCAAAGGGAAACCCACTGTATATTTTAATTGCGTTATCGCTCATTACTGCTGTAGGTTCTGCCTTTTTAGATAACGTGACTACTGTCTTGCTGATGGTACCTGTTACGTTTAGTATTACTCGAAAATTAAAGGTATCTGCGTTTCCGTATCTGATGTCAGAAATCCTGATGTCAAATATCGGAGGTACAGCAACAATGATCGGTGATCCGCCTAATATCATGATTGGAAGTGCTGTTAAGGAGCTTTCCTTCGTGGCCTTTATCAATAATTTGACCCTTATCTCTATGTTTATAGCTGTGGTCACGATTGTGGTACTTGCTTTTATGTTCCGTAAGCAATTGCATACGCAAGAAGAACTGCGCCAAAAGCTCATGAAGCTGGATGCTGCTGCTGAAATAACAGATCGAACGTTATTAGTAAAATCACTGTTCGTTTTAGCGCTGACGATTATTGGATTCTTCTTACACCAAGTACTTCATCTTGAATCAGCTACAGTAGCGTTAGTCGGTGCCTTTTTATTGTTATTAATTACGGGCGAGCATTATTTAGAGGAAGCCTTAACCAAGGTAGAGTGGACAACGATCTTCTTTTTCGTAGGGTTGTTTGTACTCGTTTCAGGACTTGTCGAGACAGGAATTATTGCATCTCTCGCGCAGGAAGCGGTCAATCTAACGAAAGGAAACGTTACGGCAACTGCTCTTTTAATCCTGTGGTTGAGTGCGATTGCATCTGCTTTCGTGGACAATATTCCGTTTGTTGCAACCATGATCCCAATGATTCAGGAGATGGGACGAATGGGTATAGACAATCTGGAACCTTTGTGGTGGAGTCTGGCACTAGGGGCATGTTTAGGTGGTAATGGTTCTCTAGTTGGAGCGAGTGCTAACTTGATCGTAGCTGGTATTGCGGCTAAAGAAGGAGAAAAGATAACATTCCTTGGCTTTTTGAAAATTGGTTTTCCACTGATGATTCTATCCATCGTGATTTCAACCCTGTATATTTACCTCCGCTATTTAATCTAG
- a CDS encoding ABC transporter permease: MVYYVLAIKTYKANVQYRMAHFINTIGSCIFGFVMMAIWTGVMNGKEALSPLALHDVLFYLVLTQCMLWITTFLTPGLSIPEWVRTGQISLHIMKPIHFYFYTVSQEIGRIVYNFFHRFLPIYLILSCVVGFYVPTNFITIVWFGLSACCAVGIGLNLYFMVGILAFWSTEVKWAHYFNQSLMLLLGGQMLPLEFFPRSLEMILSYFPYAGILYYPSMILLEKQGPQAIFIQVVWVILLTLCNMILARLAQKHLEVQGG, translated from the coding sequence ATGGTTTATTATGTACTGGCTATTAAAACCTACAAAGCAAACGTTCAGTATCGCATGGCTCATTTTATTAACACGATAGGAAGCTGTATTTTTGGTTTTGTCATGATGGCGATTTGGACAGGCGTCATGAATGGCAAAGAAGCGCTCAGTCCTCTTGCTTTACATGATGTTCTCTTTTATTTAGTTCTCACCCAATGTATGCTATGGATCACTACTTTTCTAACTCCAGGACTTTCTATACCTGAATGGGTTCGTACGGGACAAATCTCCCTACATATCATGAAACCCATTCATTTTTATTTTTATACAGTGAGTCAGGAAATAGGCCGGATTGTTTATAATTTTTTTCACCGTTTTCTTCCGATTTATCTGATTCTTTCTTGTGTTGTTGGCTTTTACGTACCTACGAATTTCATAACCATAGTATGGTTTGGCTTATCGGCATGTTGTGCGGTTGGTATTGGTCTTAATTTATATTTCATGGTAGGCATTTTAGCTTTTTGGAGTACCGAAGTAAAATGGGCTCACTATTTTAATCAGTCCTTAATGCTATTACTAGGTGGTCAAATGCTACCTTTGGAGTTTTTTCCCCGTTCTTTGGAAATGATCCTATCTTACTTCCCCTATGCAGGTATTCTTTATTATCCAAGCATGATCCTACTAGAAAAGCAGGGCCCACAGGCGATCTTTATCCAGGTGGTATGGGTTATCTTGTTAACCTTATGTAATATGATCTTGGCTAGGCTGGCACAAAAACACTTGGAAGTCCAAGGTGGTTAG
- a CDS encoding ABC transporter permease, translating into MLRIYGRLLRASIRSRMQYKWNFIISNLMIGLLLLVDFLGITVLLWKFTDIQGWTLYELGLIFGCATISEAMFRMFASEIHEFERYILQGEFDSLLIRPLSPLMLLLSRNIDIGRLGQLGQGMLVCGYSLIQLVRQGQDVTSILMWLPIIIMGGAFICFSLSLIVATCSFWMGRISDLQVFLFYAPMNASKYPISLYTGWLKTLFFTLMPIAFVNYTALSYLLDKGGNWIQVLISPLVALVFLGAAISFWNFGIRHYHSTGN; encoded by the coding sequence ATGCTAAGAATTTATGGACGATTATTACGAGCAAGTATCCGCTCGCGTATGCAATATAAATGGAATTTCATTATCTCTAATTTGATGATAGGACTCTTACTTTTAGTCGATTTTCTTGGAATAACAGTGTTATTATGGAAGTTTACTGACATCCAAGGATGGACCCTCTATGAGCTAGGTTTAATTTTTGGTTGTGCTACCATTTCAGAGGCGATGTTTCGAATGTTTGCTTCCGAAATACATGAGTTTGAAAGATACATTTTACAGGGAGAATTCGATAGTTTATTAATTCGCCCCCTCTCTCCATTAATGTTGTTATTAAGCCGTAATATTGATATTGGAAGACTAGGTCAATTGGGACAAGGTATGCTTGTCTGTGGCTACTCTCTGATTCAGCTAGTGAGGCAGGGGCAGGATGTCACAAGTATCCTGATGTGGTTGCCTATTATCATAATGGGAGGGGCATTTATCTGCTTTTCTTTATCGCTGATCGTGGCTACATGTAGCTTTTGGATGGGAAGAATCAGTGATTTACAGGTGTTTTTATTCTATGCTCCAATGAATGCGTCTAAATATCCTATTAGCTTATATACGGGATGGTTAAAGACACTGTTCTTTACACTGATGCCGATTGCTTTTGTGAACTACACAGCTCTTTCCTACTTACTAGATAAGGGAGGGAACTGGATACAAGTATTGATTAGTCCACTTGTTGCCCTTGTTTTCCTTGGAGCGGCAATTTCCTTTTGGAATTTTGGTATCAGACATTACCACAGTACGGGCAATTAA
- a CDS encoding ABC transporter ATP-binding protein, with the protein MIIARGIYKHFELAKPKTGRFSSIRSLFSRERRIVHAVHDISFEIGKGEAVGYIGPNGAGKSTTIKMLCGILHPSSGEIRVSGLHPERQRKKLAHQIGVVFGQRTQLWWDLPVRDSFEIIKEMYKVEEAQYRSRLLQYDDLLHIEEFIDTPVRKLSLGQRMRADLVAALLHNPDVLFLDEPTIGLDVVAKTNIRSFLQQINKQEQKTILLTTHDMDDIESICSRVMIINHGTIISDGSMDQLREQIGLPSMLQIEYKDIPHPLPLPAGVTYEVIDKQVTFLYDKRLITAIDLLTSVGRWGEVGDISMQEAEVEELIRKVYERPLTVT; encoded by the coding sequence ATGATCATAGCACGAGGAATTTATAAACATTTTGAGCTGGCGAAACCAAAAACGGGGCGGTTTTCCTCTATTCGCAGTCTCTTTTCACGGGAGAGGCGAATTGTGCATGCTGTTCATGATATTTCGTTTGAGATTGGCAAGGGAGAAGCGGTCGGCTACATTGGACCAAACGGAGCGGGAAAATCCACAACCATTAAAATGCTTTGTGGCATTCTGCATCCTTCTTCCGGTGAAATCAGGGTTAGCGGGCTACATCCAGAGCGTCAGCGCAAAAAACTAGCTCATCAGATTGGTGTAGTTTTTGGGCAACGTACTCAACTGTGGTGGGATCTGCCTGTTCGTGATTCTTTTGAAATTATCAAGGAAATGTACAAGGTTGAGGAGGCACAGTATCGCTCTCGTTTATTGCAATATGATGATCTTTTACATATAGAAGAGTTTATTGATACACCTGTACGTAAACTATCACTAGGGCAACGTATGAGAGCTGATCTGGTAGCTGCTTTGTTACATAATCCGGATGTATTATTTTTGGACGAACCAACAATTGGGCTGGATGTGGTAGCGAAAACCAATATTCGGAGCTTTTTACAACAGATCAATAAACAAGAACAGAAAACGATCTTACTCACCACACATGACATGGATGATATAGAATCTATCTGTTCCAGAGTGATGATTATCAACCATGGTACGATTATCTCAGATGGTAGTATGGATCAGCTACGTGAGCAGATTGGATTACCTAGTATGTTACAGATTGAGTATAAGGACATTCCTCATCCACTGCCATTGCCAGCAGGTGTTACCTATGAAGTGATTGATAAACAAGTAACGTTTCTTTATGACAAACGCTTGATTACTGCTATAGACTTACTTACTAGTGTTGGTAGATGGGGAGAAGTTGGTGATATATCCATGCAAGAAGCAGAGGTGGAGGAGCTAATTCGGAAGGTATATGAAAGACCATTGACTGTGACCTGA
- a CDS encoding sirohydrochlorin chelatase, producing the protein MKQVGVLIIGHGSSSAAWVELVDQAVASLDIRVPYTTCFLEMVEGRLVEDGLRELEARGVEKVIAIPLFVAEGSTHIDEIGYLLGATDNKLDDEWERLHTTMEMIYCPPMNDHPFILDILEERIRELSSDPQEEILFLVGHGADEGENHRKWEEVLQSMTQTLKERLKFSEATYGTLHPDNLRSRAEEAINQGRTIVIPLFLSEGYFTKKVIPSNLDGLNYAYSGKTYLPHPFVAKWLQEVVDEQVHNA; encoded by the coding sequence ATGAAACAAGTCGGAGTACTCATTATAGGTCATGGTTCCAGCAGTGCAGCATGGGTGGAGCTTGTGGATCAGGCAGTTGCTAGTTTAGACATCCGGGTACCTTACACCACCTGTTTTCTGGAAATGGTAGAAGGACGCCTTGTTGAGGATGGTCTACGAGAACTTGAGGCTCGCGGTGTAGAAAAAGTCATTGCGATTCCCCTCTTTGTTGCAGAAGGCAGTACGCATATTGATGAGATCGGCTATTTGTTAGGTGCTACCGATAATAAATTGGATGATGAGTGGGAACGATTACACACAACAATGGAAATGATCTATTGCCCACCAATGAACGATCACCCGTTTATTTTGGATATTTTAGAAGAGCGGATTCGCGAGCTTTCCTCGGACCCACAAGAAGAGATCCTGTTCCTAGTTGGACATGGAGCAGACGAAGGAGAAAATCATCGGAAGTGGGAAGAAGTATTACAGAGTATGACACAGACTTTGAAGGAACGCTTGAAATTCTCTGAGGCTACCTATGGAACTCTGCATCCGGACAATCTTCGCTCTCGGGCAGAAGAAGCAATCAATCAAGGCAGAACAATTGTTATCCCGTTATTCTTGAGCGAAGGATATTTCACTAAGAAGGTCATCCCCTCCAATTTGGATGGCTTAAACTATGCCTATAGTGGTAAAACATACCTGCCACATCCTTTTGTAGCGAAATGGTTACAAGAAGTTGTAGATGAACAGGTGCATAATGCGTAG
- a CDS encoding ABC transporter ATP-binding protein, whose translation MIEVQSVTKAFKDVVAVDQLSLLCRPGEVLGLLGENGAGKTTTMRMMATILTPTNGDIIMDGYSVKTHPMEVRKRIGLLFGGDVELYARLTARENIQYIGKLHGLDQKLLDQRIEQVSKQLDMSEFLDRRVGPFSRGMRQKVAIARSLVHDPKVILFDEPTTGLDITAASVFRRLIKELQQQNKTILFSTHNMGEVEKLCSRVTIMHKGKMIVEGTIPALRKRYDLQDMDDIFMRAVGGEKENE comes from the coding sequence ATGATTGAAGTACAGAGTGTGACAAAAGCATTTAAAGATGTCGTTGCTGTCGATCAGCTTTCACTACTATGTCGACCAGGAGAGGTACTGGGGCTTCTAGGGGAAAATGGAGCAGGTAAGACTACCACGATGCGCATGATGGCAACAATTTTGACCCCTACCAACGGCGATATTATCATGGATGGTTACTCAGTTAAAACACATCCGATGGAAGTCCGTAAACGCATTGGATTGTTGTTCGGCGGAGATGTGGAGCTATACGCTAGGTTGACAGCAAGGGAGAATATTCAATACATAGGGAAGCTACATGGGTTGGATCAGAAGCTCTTAGATCAGCGAATTGAACAGGTTAGTAAGCAATTGGACATGAGTGAATTCTTGGATCGTCGTGTAGGTCCTTTTTCCCGAGGAATGCGACAGAAGGTAGCGATTGCGAGGTCGTTAGTGCATGATCCAAAGGTAATTTTGTTTGACGAGCCTACTACAGGTTTAGATATTACAGCAGCTAGTGTATTTCGACGCTTAATTAAAGAATTACAACAGCAGAATAAAACGATACTATTTTCCACACATAACATGGGGGAAGTAGAGAAGCTATGCTCTAGAGTAACAATCATGCATAAAGGGAAGATGATTGTAGAAGGGACGATCCCGGCTTTGCGTAAACGCTATGATCTACAGGATATGGACGACATCTTTATGCGAGCGGTCGGAGGTGAGAAAGAAAATGAATAG
- a CDS encoding ABC transporter permease: protein MNRQHIWIVFQKEMTDLIRDRKTWIGALVIPLVVVPLFVFLMSFSMNGVAKEAQSFVPLIVNADSQHPFVQILQKNDSVKMIQVEDPLVAIKNGNARAFIKLPEQLQSKLQAGEAVDITVWYDPSNQKSTYAKTLIEKSIKEYEREVVSKRLQHVGLSIEAIEPMHTNFESVASDEKVSGSILSGVLIILMIASLISGGLPAATDLIAGEKERGTLETLISAPITANSVLTAKLFTVMIMSGVSSLASVISVSLIFSFISMNHDAGGLSLQFFTTSSIIVLFVVLILLSAMFAGIMLSISSFAKSFKEAQTYMTPLVLVGLVPAYLMMPLNPIDIPYAYYMLPIFNGVAIFKEIFYGELQPMHALLVVFTSLCYVIIAIKVAAKFFKRENLLVK, encoded by the coding sequence ATGAATAGACAGCATATCTGGATTGTTTTTCAAAAGGAAATGACGGACCTCATACGGGACCGCAAAACGTGGATCGGAGCTTTAGTCATACCATTGGTAGTTGTACCATTATTTGTATTTCTAATGTCATTTTCTATGAATGGAGTAGCCAAAGAAGCACAATCCTTCGTGCCGCTGATTGTTAATGCAGATAGTCAGCATCCCTTTGTACAAATCTTACAAAAAAATGATAGTGTAAAAATGATTCAGGTAGAAGATCCTTTAGTAGCAATTAAGAATGGTAATGCGAGAGCTTTCATAAAATTGCCGGAGCAATTGCAGAGTAAGCTCCAAGCTGGTGAGGCTGTTGATATCACCGTCTGGTATGATCCTTCTAATCAAAAGTCTACTTACGCCAAAACGTTAATTGAAAAATCCATAAAGGAATATGAAAGAGAAGTTGTCTCTAAGCGTTTGCAGCATGTGGGCTTGTCGATTGAAGCGATCGAACCAATGCATACCAATTTTGAAAGCGTAGCAAGCGATGAAAAGGTGTCTGGTAGTATTTTATCTGGAGTTCTGATTATCCTCATGATTGCTTCTTTAATCTCTGGGGGCTTACCAGCTGCCACAGACTTAATTGCGGGAGAGAAGGAACGAGGTACGTTAGAGACACTGATAAGTGCCCCGATAACCGCTAATAGCGTGTTAACAGCGAAGTTATTTACCGTCATGATCATGAGTGGCGTCAGTTCGCTAGCTTCGGTGATTAGTGTTTCGTTAATTTTTTCGTTTATCTCAATGAATCACGATGCTGGAGGACTCTCCTTGCAATTTTTCACCACTAGCTCGATCATCGTGTTGTTTGTGGTGCTCATATTACTTTCGGCTATGTTTGCTGGCATCATGTTAAGTATTAGTTCTTTTGCTAAATCCTTTAAGGAAGCGCAGACATACATGACCCCACTTGTCTTGGTAGGATTAGTACCTGCTTACCTGATGATGCCTCTTAATCCGATTGACATTCCATATGCGTACTATATGTTGCCGATCTTTAATGGGGTGGCGATTTTTAAAGAGATTTTCTATGGGGAGCTCCAACCTATGCATGCCCTTCTAGTAGTGTTCACCTCGCTTTGCTATGTAATCATAGCCATTAAGGTGGCAGCGAAGTTCTTTAAACGGGAGAATTTGTTAGTGAAATAA
- a CDS encoding ROK family glucokinase produces MTKRMIVGVDIGGTTIKIALLDPNGKIITKTQIPTPVPEGEDAIIQQMTSTIDQLMAEQGFTKEDAYGIGIGVPGPVDTDTGFVYEAVNLGLKDTALKAKTEALTGLPTYVENDANAAALGEMWCGAGQGTDNLVAITLGTGIGGGIIIDGKIVHGVKGVGGEIGHVTVNPDGPLCNCGKKGCMERYGSATAIILGIEKAAKEGRSTYLAKQLAEKGSLTAKDAFDAAAEGDIAAQEVIDQAAFYTGFGLSHIANLLNPAKIVIGGGVSAAGDVLFRLIRKSFDSYTWKIAADSCEILPATLGNDAGVIGAGWLVKQGQSV; encoded by the coding sequence TTGACGAAGCGTATGATTGTAGGAGTGGATATCGGGGGAACCACGATTAAGATAGCTTTACTAGATCCTAACGGGAAAATTATTACAAAAACCCAAATACCTACTCCTGTTCCTGAGGGAGAAGATGCGATTATTCAGCAGATGACAAGTACAATCGACCAACTGATGGCCGAGCAGGGCTTCACCAAAGAAGACGCCTATGGGATTGGTATCGGAGTTCCTGGGCCGGTAGATACGGACACGGGCTTTGTATATGAAGCGGTGAATCTTGGTCTAAAGGATACTGCGTTGAAGGCTAAAACAGAAGCTTTGACTGGTCTACCCACATATGTAGAAAATGACGCCAACGCAGCCGCTCTCGGTGAAATGTGGTGTGGTGCTGGACAAGGAACAGATAACCTGGTTGCTATTACACTCGGTACAGGTATTGGCGGAGGAATTATTATCGACGGCAAGATCGTCCATGGTGTAAAAGGAGTCGGTGGCGAAATTGGTCACGTAACTGTTAATCCAGATGGTCCACTATGCAATTGCGGTAAAAAGGGCTGCATGGAGCGATATGGTTCAGCGACAGCGATTATTTTAGGGATAGAAAAAGCGGCGAAGGAAGGACGCAGTACGTATTTAGCTAAGCAGCTAGCAGAGAAAGGCTCCTTAACTGCCAAGGATGCCTTTGATGCAGCGGCAGAAGGAGATATAGCAGCTCAAGAGGTCATTGACCAGGCTGCGTTTTACACCGGATTTGGTCTGTCTCACATAGCTAACCTACTGAACCCTGCCAAAATTGTGATCGGTGGCGGTGTATCCGCAGCAGGTGATGTTCTATTCAGGCTGATCCGTAAGTCTTTTGATTCCTACACATGGAAAATTGCCGCAGATTCATGCGAAATTCTGCCGGCTACACTTGGAAATGATGCGGGTGTAATTGGGGCCGGCTGGCTAGTAAAGCAGGGGCAGTCCGTGTAA
- a CDS encoding diacylglycerol kinase, with amino-acid sequence MKRARLIYNPTSGREAVRRQLPEILETLEKAGYETSCHATKGEGDATREAARAVSRQFDLVIAAGGDGTIYEVINGMAEKKNRPKLGIIPAGTTNDFARALGIPKSLKKASQIIAAGRTQKMDVGKMNDRYFINIAGGGTLTELTYEVPSKLKTVVGQLAYYLKGIEKLPFITPTHIRIETRNQVMVDEEVMLFLISNSNSVGGFEKIAPAASLSDGKLDCIVLKKATLPEIVRIVSMAIKGDHIKDPHVLYFQSDYIKATTKDKQQVLLNLDGELGGELPCECYTLANHFEIFVP; translated from the coding sequence GTGAAGAGAGCACGTCTAATCTACAATCCGACCTCGGGGCGTGAAGCTGTTCGCCGTCAGTTGCCAGAGATTTTAGAGACGCTGGAAAAGGCCGGATATGAAACTTCTTGTCATGCTACCAAAGGGGAAGGGGACGCTACCAGAGAGGCTGCCCGAGCCGTATCCAGACAATTTGACCTTGTCATCGCAGCCGGTGGGGACGGCACTATTTATGAAGTAATCAATGGCATGGCGGAAAAGAAAAATAGACCTAAGCTTGGCATTATCCCTGCTGGTACAACCAACGATTTTGCCCGGGCCTTAGGTATACCAAAATCGTTAAAAAAAGCAAGTCAAATCATCGCAGCCGGTCGCACCCAAAAGATGGACGTTGGCAAAATGAACGACCGTTATTTCATTAATATAGCTGGCGGTGGAACACTAACCGAACTCACCTATGAAGTGCCAAGTAAATTAAAAACCGTGGTAGGTCAGCTTGCCTACTATTTAAAAGGAATAGAAAAGCTTCCGTTTATCACTCCAACACATATTCGTATCGAGACACGTAATCAGGTCATGGTCGATGAGGAAGTTATGCTTTTTCTCATTTCGAATAGCAATTCTGTAGGTGGCTTTGAAAAAATAGCTCCTGCAGCTAGTCTCTCAGATGGAAAGCTCGATTGTATCGTTTTAAAAAAGGCGACATTGCCAGAAATCGTACGTATCGTTAGTATGGCCATTAAAGGAGACCACATCAAAGACCCCCATGTTTTATATTTTCAATCGGATTATATCAAAGCAACAACCAAGGACAAACAACAGGTACTTTTAAATCTGGATGGAGAATTGGGTGGAGAACTACCTTGCGAGTGCTACACCCTTGCCAATCATTTTGAGATTTTTGTACCATGA